In a genomic window of Armatimonadota bacterium:
- the cofE gene encoding coenzyme F420-0:L-glutamate ligase: MKALLAWAPEPFPEIRPGDDLGAAIIAVLRGAGLAPQDGDFVVVAHKVVSKAEGSVVDLRTVIPSPAAVALATEAVKDPRLVEVILRQSRAIRRVRPGLIIAEHRLGFVCANAGVDHSNVGLGDDVVAVLPADPDASAEGLRVRLREAFGAEVGVIINDSHGRPFRQGTTGAAIGAAGLRVLRSYIGEEDRYGYVLRVSVEAVADELAAMANLLQGQAAEGTPLVLIRGVEHPGSERAADLVRGEADDLFR; the protein is encoded by the coding sequence ATGAAGGCGCTGCTGGCCTGGGCGCCGGAGCCGTTTCCCGAGATCCGTCCCGGAGACGACCTCGGAGCAGCGATCATCGCCGTGTTGCGGGGTGCCGGGTTGGCCCCCCAGGACGGCGACTTCGTCGTGGTTGCCCACAAGGTTGTCTCGAAAGCCGAAGGCAGCGTAGTAGATCTTCGCACTGTTATCCCGAGCCCGGCCGCGGTCGCGCTCGCAACGGAAGCCGTCAAGGATCCGCGGCTGGTTGAGGTGATCCTGCGCCAGTCCAGGGCCATCAGACGCGTCCGGCCAGGGCTGATCATCGCCGAGCACCGGCTGGGCTTCGTCTGCGCCAACGCCGGCGTGGACCACTCGAACGTGGGGCTTGGCGACGATGTCGTGGCCGTTCTGCCCGCTGATCCAGACGCCTCGGCAGAAGGCCTCCGGGTCCGTCTGCGCGAGGCCTTTGGCGCAGAGGTGGGCGTTATCATCAACGACAGTCACGGCCGGCCGTTCCGCCAGGGCACGACAGGCGCCGCGATCGGCGCCGCGGGGCTCCGGGTGCTCCGATCGTACATCGGAGAGGAAGACCGGTACGGCTACGTACTGCGGGTGTCGGTGGAGGCCGTGGCCGACGAGCTCGCGGCGATGGCCAACCTCCTCCAGGGACAGGCCGCGGAGGGAACGCCGCTGGTGCTCATCCGCGGGGTGGAGCATCCTGGGAGCGAGCGCGCCGCGGACCTGGTCCGTGGCGAGGCGGACGACCTCTTCAGGTAG
- the npdG gene encoding NADPH-dependent F420 reductase — protein MSSILGPVSILGGTGDLGRGLAARMGTAGLEVVIGSRDASRANEAAARIGLPGVRGAANADAVAAADTVVLAIPIEGHAAFVEGFAGLLSGKIVVDATVPLGPGFTFVPPPAGSAAAETQALVPGARVVAAFHTLSARMLADLTLPLDQDVLVCGDDPEARARVLELATTIGARGVDAGGLAAAATIEGIAVLLIGLNVRYKRRHLGIRIAHLPPDARPR, from the coding sequence GTGAGCAGCATCTTGGGACCTGTGTCCATCCTTGGAGGGACGGGAGACCTCGGCCGCGGCCTTGCGGCGCGCATGGGCACAGCCGGGCTTGAGGTTGTGATCGGCTCAAGGGACGCCAGCCGCGCGAACGAGGCCGCGGCGCGGATCGGGCTTCCCGGCGTGCGCGGGGCAGCGAACGCCGACGCGGTGGCCGCGGCGGATACGGTGGTGCTTGCGATTCCCATTGAAGGTCATGCCGCGTTTGTCGAAGGGTTCGCAGGGCTGCTTTCCGGCAAGATCGTGGTGGACGCCACCGTGCCCCTGGGGCCCGGGTTCACGTTCGTGCCACCCCCGGCAGGGTCGGCCGCGGCCGAGACACAGGCCCTGGTACCAGGCGCGCGCGTTGTCGCGGCGTTTCATACGCTGTCGGCGCGTATGCTCGCCGACCTGACCCTTCCACTGGACCAGGACGTCCTGGTGTGCGGGGACGACCCCGAAGCCCGCGCCAGGGTGCTCGAACTGGCGACGACCATAGGCGCCCGCGGCGTGGACGCAGGAGGCCTCGCCGCCGCTGCCACGATAGAGGGCATTGCCGTGCTTCTCATCGGCCTGAACGTGCGCTACAAGCGGCGCCACCTCGGCATCCGCATAGCGCACCTGCCACCTGACGCCCGACCCCGATGA
- a CDS encoding insulinase family protein has translation MTPPVLAGQVVRTVLPNGMACLVRPSPDSGAVAIHGFVKAGAIFDRDRPGLARFAGSTLMRGTIRRSGPQLAEDLDAIGAGLTVAPGLETVVLSGRALADDAVALLDTAAEVLAEPAFPEDEVERVRGELVTSARVSSLDTRQVSERIFRRIAYPQGHPHSHNPDGEEAVLASLTPDDLRTFHAEHLRPEAAALVMVGDVDPGRATDLVADAFGRWSCGGAWAIPGFPEPSLPAGIRREESVLPGKSQADLVLGTHGVARTDPDYYAVMLANLLLGQLGMMGRIGENVRERQGMAYYAYSDLRAGLLAGPWWVRAGVHPSNLERAILAITHEIEQLQQDGPTADELADARTYLVGSLAVRLETNQGIAQTLADMELFGLGLDYIERYPEIIGSVSREAIVEVTRRFPTRGYALAIAGPAREG, from the coding sequence ATGACCCCGCCCGTCCTCGCAGGCCAGGTCGTGCGGACGGTGCTGCCCAATGGGATGGCCTGCCTGGTCCGACCTTCTCCGGACTCAGGCGCCGTGGCGATTCATGGATTCGTGAAGGCCGGCGCGATCTTTGACCGGGACCGGCCCGGGCTGGCCAGGTTCGCCGGCTCGACGCTGATGCGCGGGACCATCCGGCGCAGCGGACCGCAACTCGCCGAGGACCTGGACGCGATCGGCGCAGGCCTCACGGTCGCACCCGGGCTCGAGACCGTGGTCCTCTCCGGAAGGGCCCTGGCAGATGATGCGGTGGCGCTTCTGGACACCGCCGCCGAGGTGCTGGCCGAGCCCGCCTTCCCCGAGGATGAGGTTGAGCGGGTGCGCGGCGAGCTCGTTACCTCGGCCCGGGTGAGCTCGCTGGACACGCGGCAGGTCTCTGAGCGCATCTTTCGGAGGATTGCCTATCCCCAAGGGCACCCGCACAGCCACAACCCTGACGGCGAAGAAGCCGTCCTGGCGTCGCTGACCCCAGATGATCTGCGGACGTTTCACGCGGAGCACCTGCGCCCGGAGGCGGCGGCCCTGGTGATGGTCGGCGACGTGGATCCCGGTCGCGCGACCGACCTTGTGGCCGACGCGTTCGGACGGTGGTCCTGCGGCGGAGCATGGGCGATTCCCGGATTCCCTGAACCGTCCTTGCCTGCCGGCATCCGGCGCGAGGAGTCGGTACTCCCGGGGAAGAGCCAGGCCGATCTCGTCCTGGGCACTCACGGGGTCGCGCGCACCGATCCCGACTACTATGCGGTAATGCTGGCCAATCTGCTGCTTGGGCAGCTTGGAATGATGGGACGGATCGGCGAGAACGTCCGCGAGCGGCAGGGGATGGCCTACTATGCCTACAGCGACCTACGCGCCGGCCTGCTGGCAGGTCCCTGGTGGGTGCGCGCAGGCGTGCATCCGTCCAACCTGGAGCGCGCGATTCTCGCGATCACGCACGAGATCGAGCAACTGCAACAGGATGGCCCTACCGCGGACGAGCTGGCCGATGCCAGGACGTATCTCGTCGGCTCTCTGGCCGTCCGCCTTGAGACCAACCAGGGGATCGCGCAGACTCTGGCAGACATGGAGCTGTTTGGGCTGGGCCTGGACTACATTGAGCGGTATCCTGAGATCATCGGTAGTGTCAGCAGGGAGGCCATCGTGGAAGTGACACGGCGGTTTCCCACTCGGGGTTACGCGCTGGCGATCGCCGGACCGGCGCGAGAGGGGTGA
- a CDS encoding insulinase family protein, whose translation MQEVYATTLPNGLQVLIQESHAAPVATFWVWYRVGSRNEPSGYTGISHWVEHMLFKGTPAHPSGTLTRLIDRLGGRWNAFTWKDYTAYFEVMPVEHIGVAVRLEADRMQNTIFDPEVVAGERTVIISEREGAENYPAYYLREEVEALAFKAHPYRQPVIGWKGDLRAITRDDLYHHYRTYYRPSNAIAVAVGDFDSAQMAALIAETFGPVAAGGPVPVVHAEEPEQEGERRVVLRRPGGATALLQMAFHVPRAGHPDMPALLVLDGILSGFKGVVPFDGGTGGRSSRLYRALVDGGLATEVGSGLTPSIDPTLFRISATARTGVEAGAVEAAVNREIARLHDEPADGAELARVKRQAHAQFVYLRDGVFRRAMSLGMFEAVDWPQTVQTLTERIEEVSREDVTRVASTYLSDRRRTVGYYLPEEGTKDGGTEVAS comes from the coding sequence ATGCAAGAAGTGTACGCGACAACGCTGCCCAACGGGCTGCAGGTGCTCATCCAAGAGTCGCACGCGGCACCCGTGGCCACATTCTGGGTCTGGTACAGGGTGGGTAGCCGCAACGAGCCATCCGGCTACACCGGCATATCGCACTGGGTCGAGCACATGCTCTTCAAGGGGACGCCGGCGCATCCGTCGGGAACGCTGACTCGGCTCATAGATCGGCTGGGGGGCCGCTGGAACGCCTTCACCTGGAAGGATTACACCGCGTACTTCGAGGTGATGCCGGTCGAGCACATTGGGGTTGCCGTGCGCCTGGAAGCCGACCGGATGCAGAACACCATCTTCGATCCCGAGGTGGTTGCCGGCGAGCGGACGGTCATCATCTCCGAGCGGGAGGGCGCCGAGAACTACCCGGCCTACTACCTGCGCGAGGAGGTGGAGGCCCTGGCGTTCAAGGCGCACCCGTACCGCCAGCCGGTCATCGGCTGGAAGGGCGACCTGCGCGCCATCACGCGTGACGATCTCTACCACCACTACCGGACCTACTACCGTCCATCTAACGCCATCGCCGTGGCCGTGGGGGATTTTGACTCCGCGCAGATGGCCGCGCTCATAGCCGAGACCTTTGGGCCTGTAGCGGCCGGCGGTCCGGTGCCCGTGGTGCACGCGGAGGAGCCCGAGCAGGAGGGCGAGCGCCGCGTGGTCCTGCGGCGGCCTGGAGGCGCCACGGCCCTGCTTCAGATGGCCTTCCACGTGCCGCGGGCCGGGCATCCGGACATGCCGGCACTCCTGGTTCTGGATGGTATCCTCTCGGGTTTCAAGGGCGTGGTCCCGTTCGATGGCGGCACCGGCGGTCGCAGCAGCCGCCTGTACCGTGCCCTTGTGGACGGCGGCCTGGCCACCGAGGTCGGATCAGGGCTCACGCCGAGCATAGATCCCACGTTGTTCCGGATTAGCGCTACGGCGCGCACTGGCGTAGAGGCAGGCGCGGTCGAGGCAGCGGTGAACCGGGAGATCGCGCGGCTGCACGATGAACCCGCAGACGGCGCCGAGCTGGCTAGGGTCAAGCGCCAGGCACACGCCCAGTTCGTGTACCTGCGCGACGGGGTCTTCCGGCGCGCGATGTCGCTGGGCATGTTTGAGGCCGTGGACTGGCCGCAGACGGTCCAAACGCTGACCGAGCGCATCGAGGAAGTCTCCCGTGAGGACGTAACGCGGGTCGCGAGCACCTACCTTTCCGATCGCCGGCGCACGGTGGGGTACTACCTGCCCGAAGAGGGCACCAAAGACGGCGGGACCGAGGTGGCCTCATGA
- a CDS encoding winged helix DNA-binding domain-containing protein translates to MTPAASGARSPAETRSRAPRSRIPQEMLTISPEAITRHRRAVLRPYRVRDRRGALRFINDLGFCFAFTGGPGGLPGLFDALATRSTDRMWSWAWRWKDELATGRKAYYGKAIRRKPSYISLGMLPAFYALSGNTGEPDDHLQAYREGRLSLLAKTLCEAISAEAPVSTWILRRRFVARGESGARFHRALDDLQERFLIVKAAEVEGRGGYSFIWDAFHRWMPAVVEAAGSMASEDAAAAVMARYLRIVGAASEDDFTALFGWSTRLAGKAAARAGLVRAEIDGRCLWTPPGLYR, encoded by the coding sequence ATGACACCGGCCGCTTCCGGAGCGCGGTCGCCTGCCGAGACCAGGAGCCGGGCGCCGCGATCGCGTATCCCGCAGGAGATGCTCACCATCAGTCCCGAGGCCATTACCCGCCACCGGCGCGCCGTCCTGCGGCCCTACCGCGTCCGCGACCGTCGGGGCGCGCTGCGCTTCATCAATGACCTGGGCTTCTGCTTCGCCTTCACCGGCGGGCCGGGGGGCCTGCCCGGGCTGTTCGACGCGCTGGCCACCCGCAGCACCGACCGCATGTGGTCCTGGGCATGGCGGTGGAAGGACGAGCTGGCCACCGGCAGGAAGGCATACTACGGCAAGGCCATCCGCCGCAAGCCCTCGTACATCTCGCTGGGGATGCTGCCGGCGTTCTATGCCCTCTCCGGCAACACGGGCGAGCCCGACGACCACCTGCAGGCCTACCGTGAAGGACGGCTCAGCCTGCTGGCCAAGACCCTGTGCGAGGCGATCTCAGCAGAGGCACCGGTCTCTACATGGATCCTGCGCCGCAGGTTCGTGGCGCGCGGAGAAAGCGGGGCCCGATTCCACAGGGCGTTGGACGATCTCCAGGAGCGCTTCCTCATCGTGAAGGCGGCCGAGGTGGAGGGCCGTGGCGGGTACTCCTTCATCTGGGACGCCTTCCACAGGTGGATGCCGGCGGTAGTGGAGGCGGCGGGGAGCATGGCGTCGGAGGACGCGGCAGCGGCGGTGATGGCCCGGTACCTGCGTATCGTCGGGGCGGCCTCGGAGGACGACTTCACGGCGCTGTTCGGATGGAGCACACGACTCGCAGGCAAGGCCGCGGCGCGGGCGGGGCTAGTGCGAGCAGAGATCGACGGCCGCTGCCTCTGGACCCCTCCGGGCCTCTACCGCTGA